A region from the Perca fluviatilis chromosome 16, GENO_Pfluv_1.0, whole genome shotgun sequence genome encodes:
- the pom121 gene encoding nuclear envelope pore membrane protein POM 121, producing the protein MRVLRRRVAAMSPREKHLAVLSALGVVSLALYYIPTFLCATLILVVCCIVCYYHSGEPLPARLGLNPRAGLKVPAVLRRWLWGWGVTGVSVAARGRRKSGRNKNELPEAEGHFRGRLVETGIYRRESLATDSFLFSPRDFLMGSYIGKPESPTADSGRPRAGRNPREQLREKLSRPNHAVYTPNRRLSFAGEPPGTVGRFTITPQRHYPLQQPGLSSVGVLPPVKWDGFMKKNLRSPRNSPGVLSPVTVKIARPDHHSSPGLDHLSCAGLPRAPVDPCSRESVLKVLKESRKREVEDEDRSFASEQKSKRRRNDSGGSAHSAFEPLLPNGMPSQLVPKPGNLKRGMTSLAEDSIMKRSRTSSISSGSGVHAPRGTPGTRRNPIQSSYSSSLGLSQWKKRSAPSSPLSSPGSSRSQTPEGASKRAREDDGQSPSSASSVRSDQTASDKAPVTSKLTPVPKVPVTTSTDSTGSGGKRKRKIQLVSSHRDDHISLPPPPELGYSITVKDLDEEKKAALSKIQKVLETPAPEPEKSFSPLATTSTQPASSTSSATTTTLSSLLAAPLPTASSSAIPVINLDPSPGSSVGTAPAASNPLLEALKMKISIPASSTSAANTTTVSASTTPVLPSGLTLKVSTSVVAPQLPPTSQSQSSSAGVEQPSAFTQVLGQLSKASSSTPPIAGTGVFGLLSQISTPTASSASNPVTVTATAPASSSGSVSNTNPLLASGFKPIFSVTTTNTTSSATSAPDSRPPAQNFKPIFGAATAGAGFGPPPPYTTSNPASTVCSSSASSMFGSTNSTTVTPSVFPGMTNTPTGTASTTSITSTPSAAQPAVKSLFGNWSAPSTSSTSSASAQAPNTGSTFQFGTGTTTTAAAGAPAAATTTSSNSTFAFGATQPDPQAANQKAFAFGHAEPSQNTTTASFGGFAMSNAASTTAAATTQSTFTFGKSSFQTPAAQTNFGSSAATAGQATFGSSTAAQATQATFGSSTAAQATFGSSTAAQATQATFGSSAAAQATFGSSTAAQATFGSSTATQATFGSSTAAQATQATFGSSTAAQATFGSSTAAQATFGSSKAAQSTFGSSAATAAQSTFGSSVATAAQSTFGSSAATAKPFTFGGSGGASSTPASNTAPTPFPFGSAAVTTTTGFGTAAKPAFGASSTGFAFGGTTGPTAAPSAAPSFGAATQTQSSSSATFAFGSAAPQQVPSGPAPPAPSGFSFGAGMPCPQFGTPVASNPAPQMGSFNFGAAATDKPAFGTSTPSFGQSAAAAGPIPFGSPGTPAQGFNAVPFGSPATPSFSIGAGSKPSGARQRLQARRQHNRKK; encoded by the exons ATGAGAGTCCTCCGGCGGCGCGTTGCCGCCATGTCACCTAGGGAGAAACACTTAGCTGTTCTCTCTGCTTTAGGCGTAGTTAGTCTTGCTCTTTATTATATTCCTACTTTTCTTTGCGCGACTTTAATTCTTGTagtgtgttgtattgtgtgttaCTATCACAGCGGAGAACCGCTTCCCGCCAGGCTAGGCCTCAATCCGCGGGCTGGGCTGAAGGTCCCAGCCGTGCTCCGGCGCTGGTTGTGGGGTTGGGGAGTGACCGGCGTGTCAGTAGCCGCACGGGGGAGAAGAAAGAGCGGCAGAAACAAAAACGAGCTCCCGGAGGCAGAGGGACACTTCAGAGGAAGGCTCGTTGAAACCGGGATTTATCGTAGGGAAAGCTTGGCAACTGACTCGTTTCTTTTCAGCCCTCGGGATTTCCTAATGGGGAGTTACATCGGGAAACCCGAAAGTCCAACCGCCGACTCCGGGAGGCCGAGAGCAGGGAGAAATCCTCGAGAGCAGCTGCGGGAAAAGCTGTCCAGACCCAACCATGCTGTCTATACCCCAAACAGGAGGCTGTCGTTTGCTGG GGAACCGCCGGGCACAGTGGGCAGGTTTACCATCACCCCCCAGCGTCACTATCCCCTGCAGCAGCCGGGTCTATCATCAGTGGGAGTCCTACCTCCCGTCAAGTGGGATGGCTTCATGAAGAAAAACCTCCGTAGCCCTCGTAACTCTCCGGGTGTCCTCAGCCCCGTCACTGTGAAGATCGCCAGGCCAGACCACCACAGCTCCCCTGG TTTGGACCATCTGAGTTGTGCAGGGCTTCCTAGGGCCCCTGTGGACCCCTGCTCCAGAGAAAGTGTCCTCAAGGTGTTGAAGGAAAGCCGCAAGAGAGAAGTGGAGGATGAGGACCGAAGCTTTGCATCTGAGCAGAAAAGCAAAAGAAG GCGTAACGACAGCGGTGGAAGTGCACACTCTGCTTTTGAACCTCTTTTGCCCAATGGGATGCCATCGCAGCTGGTCCCTAA GCCAGGAAACCTGAAAAGAGGTATGACTTCACTGGCGGAGGATTCTATCATGAAGAGGTCTCGCACCTCTTCCATCAGCTCTGGCAGTGGGGTCCATGCCCCGAGAGGAACCCCAGGCACCAGGAGAAACCCTATCCAGAGCTCTTACAGCTCTTCACTAGGCCTCAGCCAG TGGAAGAAGCGGTCAGCACCCAGCTCCCCTCTGTCCAGCCCCGGATCATCTCGCTCTCAGACTCCAGAGGGAGCCTCCAAAAGAGCCAG AGAGGACGACGGgcagtctcccagctcagcatCCTCAGTGAGGTCAGACCAGACAGCCTCCGACAAGGCACCTGTGACCT CCAAACTGACTCCAGTCCCCAAGGTCCCAGTCACTACCTCAACAGACTCTACTGGTAGTGGTGGGAAGAGAAAACGGAAGATCCAGCTGGTGTCGAGCCACCGGGACGATCACATCTCTCTG CCTCCCCCTCCAGAGCTGGGCTACTCGATCACTGTGAAAGACCTAGATGAAGAGAAAAAGGCTGCCCTCAGCAAGATCCAGAAGGTCCTGGAGACACCCG CTCCAGAGCCGGAGAAGTCTTTCTCTCCCTTAGCCACCACTTCCACCCAGCCTGCCTCCTCAACCAGCtctgccaccaccaccaccctgaGCAGCCTTCTGGCAGCTCCTCTGCCAACCGCCTCCAGCTCTGCCATCCCAGTCATCAACCTGGATCCCAGCCCCGGCAGCAGTGTCGGCACAGCACCTGCAGCCTCCAACCCACTACTGGAAGctctgaaaatgaaaatcagcatTCCTGCTAGCTCCACATCTGCTGCCAACACAACTACAG tGTCTGCATCAACCACACCGGTACTACCCAGCGGCTTAACCCTGAAGGTTTCGACTTCAGTGGTTGCCCCACAGCTCCCTCCTACCTCTCAGTCCCAGTCCTCCTCTGCTGGTGTGGAGCAGCCCTCTGCCTTTACTCAGGTTCTGGGTCAGCTCTCCAAGGCATCCAGCAGCACTCCACCTATAGCAGGAACAGGCGTGTTTGGACTGTTGAGCCAGATCAGCACCCCCACTGCTTCTTCAGCCTCTAATCCAGTCACCGTTACTGCAACTGCCCCAGCCAGCAGCTCGGGGTCAGTCAGTAACACCAACCCTCTGCTGGCTTCAGGGTTCAAGCCCATTTTTTCCGtcaccaccaccaacaccaccTCCTCAGCTACATCAGCCCCAGACAGCAGACCTCCTGCCCAAAATTTCAAGCCTATCTTTGGAGCTGCCACTGCCGGTGCTGGCTTTGGACCGCCTCCACCCTACACCACCTCTAACCCAGCTTCTACCGTATGTTCAAGTAGTGCATCCTCAATGTTTGGCTCAACAAATAGCACCACAGTTACACCATCTGTCTTTCCTGGTATGACCAACACCCCTACTGGCACAGCCTCCACCACCTCCATCACAAGCACACCGTCTGCAGCCCAGCCAGCTGTGAAATCCCTCTTTGGAAACTGGTCAGCACCATCCACATCAAGTACCAGCTCAGCCTCAGCGCAGGCCCCTAATACAGGGAGCACCTTTCAGTTTGGAACTGGTACCACTACTACTGCAGCTGCAGGTGCGCCCGCTGCTGCTACCACCACCTCCAGCAACAGCACCTTCGCATTTGGCGCCACACAGCCAGACCCCCAAGCAGCCAACCAGAAGGCATTTGCCTTCGGCCACGCAGAACCCAGCCAGAACACAACCACTGCTTCATTTGGTGGCTTTGCCATGTCCAACGCAGCCTCCACTACTGCTGCCGCCACCACCCAATCCACTTTCACCTTTGGAAAGTCGTCGTTTCAAACACCGGCAGCACAAACAAACTTTGGCTCCTCAGCGGCAACAGCAGGGCAGGCAACCTTTGGCTCCTCAACGGCAGCGCAGGCAACGCAGGCAACCTTTGGCTCCTCAACGGCAGCGCAGGCAACCTTTGGCTCCTCAACGGCAGCGCAGGCAACGCAGGCAACCTTTGGCTCCTCAGCGGCAGCGCAGGCAACCTTTGGCTCCTCAACGGCAGCGCAGGCAACCTTTGGCTCCTCAACGGCAACGCAGGCAACCTTTGGCTCCTCAACGGCAGCGCAGGCAACGCAGGCAACCTTTGGCTCCTCAACGGCAGCGCAGGCAACCTTTGGCTCCTCAACGGCAGCGCAGGCAACCTTTGGCTCCTCAAAAGCAGCGCAGTCAACCTTTGGCTCATCAGCGGCAACGGCAGCGCAGTCAACCTTTGGCTCATCGGTGGCAACGGCAGCGCAGTCAACCTTTGGCTCATCAGCAGCAACCGCAAAACCGTTCACCTTTGGAGGCAGCGGAGGAGCATCATCCACACCTGCCTCTAACACCGCCCCAACCCCTTTCCCTTTTGGGTCAGCTGCTGTCACCACAACAACCGGTTTTGGGACCGCTGCTAAACCAGCATTTGGAGCGAGCTCCACTGGTTTTGCTTTTGGTGGCACCACTGGTCCCACAGCTGCACCCTCAGCTGCACCAAGCTTTGGTGCGGCCACGCAGACTCAGAGCTCCTCCTCAGCCACCTTTGCGTTTGGCAGTGCTGCTCCTCAACAGGTTCCCTCCGGGCCTGCTCCGCCAGCACCCAGTGGATTTAGCTTTGGTGCTGGTATGCCATGCCCCCAGTTTGGAACACCAGTTGCCAGTAATCCTGCACCACAGATGGGAAGCTTCAACTTTGGGGCTGCTGCTACTGACAAACCAGCTTTTG GGACGTCTACCCCATCCTTCGGCCAGAGTGCTGCTGCCGCAGGTCCAATTCCCTTTGGAAGTCCTGGAACTCCAGCCCAAGGCTTCAACGCTGTTCCGTTTG GGTCTCCAGCGACTCCCTCCTTCTCTATCGGAGCCGGATCAAAGCCATCTGGAGCTCGTCAGAGGCTGCAGGCGCGGCGGCAACACAACAGGAAGAAGTAA